A single region of the Tepidisphaeraceae bacterium genome encodes:
- a CDS encoding phosphotransferase: protein MRDPLTAFEHKLILTHFPQGSTAVGSMSFPGHNKRYPLRVTVTLPDGREETVVLRQDDKPGGSHLESQLLPVLHRLGLPVPQVLAGPTVDPTHPDSPAKIVFSLLTGTDLLRSCWDTTSNRLDFIAETTLDAIDRLHALTEAVTADPVAKIIPRHSLADELKQVRQTGGRWTSHPLFAEALERVTPAVETIETPLVFSTGDYNPGNFLTDGETVTGYVDFAWTCFQDPYVGITRYWLNEWYPLNKVGIVERYLFRHNVPRTEFAPRLVVRALAMLQNECIPVDPKNDPTRDKTLELLKLGLAGLQ from the coding sequence ATGCGTGATCCACTGACGGCGTTCGAACACAAGTTGATCCTCACGCACTTTCCACAGGGCAGCACAGCCGTGGGCTCGATGTCGTTTCCGGGGCACAACAAGCGGTACCCGCTTCGCGTGACCGTCACGCTGCCCGACGGCCGGGAAGAAACGGTGGTGTTGCGCCAGGACGACAAGCCGGGCGGCAGTCACTTGGAATCGCAGTTGTTGCCGGTGCTGCACCGGTTGGGCCTGCCGGTGCCGCAGGTGCTGGCGGGGCCGACGGTCGATCCAACGCATCCGGACAGCCCGGCGAAGATCGTCTTCTCGCTATTAACGGGTACCGACCTGCTGCGATCTTGTTGGGACACGACCTCAAACCGGCTCGATTTTATTGCCGAAACCACGCTCGACGCGATCGATCGCCTGCACGCCCTGACCGAAGCCGTCACCGCCGACCCCGTCGCCAAGATCATCCCCCGCCATTCGCTCGCCGACGAGCTTAAGCAGGTCCGGCAGACCGGTGGGCGCTGGACGAGTCACCCGCTGTTCGCCGAGGCGCTCGAACGGGTGACACCGGCGGTGGAGACGATCGAGACGCCGCTGGTCTTCAGCACAGGCGATTACAACCCTGGCAACTTCCTCACCGATGGCGAGACCGTCACCGGTTACGTGGACTTCGCGTGGACCTGCTTTCAGGATCCGTACGTTGGCATCACGCGCTACTGGCTGAACGAATGGTATCCGCTGAACAAGGTCGGCATCGTCGAACGCTACCTGTTCCGCCACAACGTACCGCGGACCGAGTTCGCGCCCCGGCTGGTGGTGCGGGCGCTGGCGATGCTGCAGAACGAATGCATCCCGGTCGATCCAAAGAACGATCCGACACGCGACAAAACCTTGGAATTGTTGAAACTAGGCCTGGCCGGCCTGCAATAG